In the Oncorhynchus gorbuscha isolate QuinsamMale2020 ecotype Even-year linkage group LG05, OgorEven_v1.0, whole genome shotgun sequence genome, one interval contains:
- the lto1 gene encoding protein LTO1 homolog isoform X2, which translates to MAHKSEDLFDCILMADDRFHVEGYREGFGEGTRQGTIDGRKHGASHGAKLSMEVSFYYGFGITWKCLLQNNTDVKARKRLKVLESLLGLIQKFPHEEPQYEHLQEDMEKVRAKFRQTSVIM; encoded by the exons ATGGCCCACAAAAGTGAAGATTTATTTGACTGTATTCTCATGGCGGACGACAG GTTCCATGTAGAGGGGTACCGTGAGGGGTTCGGTGAAGGCACGCGACAAGGAACGATTGATGGTCGGAAACATGGGGCATCACATGGTGCCAAGCTTTCAATGGAG GTTTCCTTCTATTATGGATTTGGAATCACTTGGAAATGCCTTCTTCAAAACAACACAGACGTGAAAGCCAG AAAAAGGCTGAAAGTTTTGGAATCTCTACTTGGGTTGATTCAGAAGTTCCCCCATGAAGAACCTCAATATGAACATCTCCAGGAAGACATGGAGAAGGTTCGGGCCAAGTTTAGACAG ACTTCAGTGATTATGTGA
- the lto1 gene encoding protein LTO1 homolog isoform X1, with product MAHKSEDLFDCILMADDRFHVEGYREGFGEGTRQGTIDGRKHGASHGAKLSMEVSFYYGFGITWKCLLQNNTDVKARKRLKVLESLLGLIQKFPHEEPQYEHLQEDMEKVRAKFRQVCSLLNVPTDFSDYVKSGGSGGISF from the exons ATGGCCCACAAAAGTGAAGATTTATTTGACTGTATTCTCATGGCGGACGACAG GTTCCATGTAGAGGGGTACCGTGAGGGGTTCGGTGAAGGCACGCGACAAGGAACGATTGATGGTCGGAAACATGGGGCATCACATGGTGCCAAGCTTTCAATGGAG GTTTCCTTCTATTATGGATTTGGAATCACTTGGAAATGCCTTCTTCAAAACAACACAGACGTGAAAGCCAG AAAAAGGCTGAAAGTTTTGGAATCTCTACTTGGGTTGATTCAGAAGTTCCCCCATGAAGAACCTCAATATGAACATCTCCAGGAAGACATGGAGAAGGTTCGGGCCAAGTTTAGACAG GTCTGCTCTCTGTTAAATGTGCCAACAGACTTCAGTGATTATGTGAAGTCTGGAGGGTCTGGAGGAATATCCTTCTGA
- the LOC124035824 gene encoding G1/S-specific cyclin-D1-like — MIYSAQQATTAKDMEHQLLCCEVETIRRAYQDANLLNDRVLQTMLKAEENYLPSPNYFKCVQKEIIPKMRKIVATWMLEVCEEQKCEEEVFPLAMNYLDRFLSVELTNKTRLQLLGATCMFLASKMKETVPLTAEKLCIYTDNSIRPSDLLQMELLTLNKLKWDLASVTPHDFIDHFLSKLPVHQNTKQILRKHAQTFVALCATDVKFIANPPSMIAAGSVAAAVQGLYLKSKDSVLSSRNLTNFLSQVIRSDPDCLRSCQEQIESLLESSLRQAQQHNVSTETKMVDEDVDLSCTPTDVRDINI, encoded by the exons ATGATTTATTCAGCTCAGCAAGCTACTACCGCAAAAGATATGGAACACCAGCTGCTGTGCTGCGAAGTGGAAACCATCAGAAGAGCTTACCAAGACGCCAACTTACTAAATGACCGAGTTCTACAGACAATGCTCAAAGCAGAGGAAAATTACCTTCCGTCTCCGAATTACTTCAAGTGTGTCCAGAAAGAAATAATACCTAAAATGAGGAAAATTGTGGCTACATggatgttagag GTCTGCGAGGAACAGAAATGCGAGGAGGAGGTTTTTCCCCTGGCTATGAACTACTTGGATAGATTTTTGTCTGTGGAGCTCACAAATAAAACCAGATTACAACTCCTGGGAGCTACTTGTATGTTTTTGGCCTCAAAGATGAAGGAAACGGTCCCTTTAACTGCAGAGAAGTTGTGCATTTACACCGACAACTCCATCCGGCCCAGCGATCTATTG CAAATGGAACTACTGACTCTAAACAAGTTGAAATGGGATCTAGCATCAGTAACACCGCACGATTTCATAGACCATTTCCTCTCCAAGCTACCAGTCCATCAGAACACGAAGCAGATTCTGCGCAAGCATGCCCAGACATTCGTGGCTCTCTGTGCAACAG ATGTCAAATTCATCGCCAACCCTCCCTCCATGATCGCAGCTGGCAGTGTGGCAGCAGCGGTCCAGGGGCTGTACCTAAAGAGCAAAGACAGTGTACTGTCATCCCGGAACCTAACCAACTTTCTGTCCCAAGTCATCAGGAGTGACCCG gaCTGCCTGAGGTCGTGTCAGGAACAGATTGAGTCTCTGCTTGAGTCTAGTCTGAGACAGGCACAGCAACATAATGTCTCCACAGAAACAAAAATGGTAGATGAGGATGTGGACCTGTCCTGCACCCCTACAGATGTGAGGGACATTAACATTTGA